A stretch of Comamonadaceae bacterium M7527 DNA encodes these proteins:
- a CDS encoding arylesterase yields MTMHCNRRHLSTTTAPKSPWLMRVFAGHLLLLVALWLVGSGAWAASSNDALNATTNSAKASLATHATNDSQATRILVVGDSISAEYGIKRGTGWVALLAQRIAKQGIAASVINASISGDTTAGGRARLASLIKRHKPGLVIIELGANDALRGLPLNTTQANLTAMVNMSQTSGAKVLLLGMQVPPNYGQRYTDEFAKVFTDTSANMGVPLVPFFLSNVADAQDAPRLFQADRIHPNELAQPIMLDNMWPALVRELAR; encoded by the coding sequence ATGACCATGCACTGTAACCGCCGCCACCTGAGCACAACTACCGCCCCAAAAAGTCCTTGGCTGATGCGGGTGTTTGCAGGCCACTTGTTGCTGTTGGTCGCGCTGTGGCTGGTCGGTTCAGGCGCGTGGGCGGCCTCGTCCAACGATGCGCTCAACGCCACTACCAACTCGGCCAAAGCCAGCTTGGCCACCCATGCCACCAACGACAGCCAAGCCACACGCATCCTGGTGGTGGGCGACTCTATCAGCGCCGAATATGGAATAAAGCGCGGCACAGGATGGGTGGCGCTGCTGGCCCAGCGCATTGCCAAACAAGGTATTGCCGCCAGTGTCATCAACGCCAGCATCAGCGGCGACACCACGGCCGGGGGACGCGCGCGCTTGGCCAGCCTGATCAAGCGCCACAAGCCTGGACTGGTCATTATTGAGCTGGGTGCCAACGACGCGTTGCGCGGCCTGCCACTCAACACCACCCAAGCCAACCTCACCGCCATGGTGAACATGTCGCAAACCAGTGGTGCCAAGGTACTGCTGCTGGGCATGCAGGTGCCGCCCAATTACGGCCAGCGCTACACAGACGAATTTGCAAAGGTGTTTACCGACACCTCAGCCAATATGGGTGTGCCGCTGGTGCCGTTTTTCCTAAGCAATGTGGCCGATGCGCAAGACGCGCCACGCCTGTTTCAGGCAGACCGCATACACCCCAACGAGTTGGCGCAGCCCATCATGCTGGACAATATGTGGCCTGCCCTTGTGCGTGAACTGGCGCGCTAA
- a CDS encoding ABC transporter ATP-binding protein: MQDSHQTPVLVATGVGKDVSDSTGTLSILSGVDLTVYAGETLAIVGASGSGKSTLLSILAGLDTPSHGQVMLAGQDLFALDEDERAAWRAHNLGFVFQNFQLLGHLSALENVMLPLELAGRKDARDAASAMLERVGLSQRLRHYPKVMSGGEQQRVALARAFVMRPKLLVADEPTGSLDFATGESVMNLMFELNRDLGTTLLMVTHDRAIAARCQHRIGLRAGTVVERS, from the coding sequence ATGCAAGACAGTCATCAAACGCCGGTATTGGTTGCCACGGGTGTGGGCAAAGACGTGAGTGACTCAACCGGTACATTATCCATTTTGAGCGGCGTTGACCTGACCGTGTATGCCGGCGAGACCTTGGCTATTGTGGGTGCTTCTGGTTCTGGCAAAAGCACTTTGCTGTCCATACTGGCGGGGTTGGATACGCCCAGCCATGGCCAGGTGATGCTGGCAGGTCAAGATTTGTTTGCTCTAGACGAAGACGAGCGCGCGGCCTGGCGTGCGCACAACCTGGGCTTTGTGTTTCAAAACTTTCAGCTGCTGGGCCACCTCAGCGCGCTAGAGAACGTGATGTTGCCGCTGGAGCTGGCAGGCCGCAAAGACGCCAGAGACGCCGCCAGTGCCATGCTGGAGCGCGTGGGTTTGTCCCAGCGCCTGCGTCATTACCCCAAGGTCATGTCTGGCGGCGAGCAGCAGCGCGTTGCCTTGGCGCGCGCTTTTGTGATGCGCCCCAAGCTGCTGGTGGCCGATGAGCCCACAGGCAGCCTGGACTTTGCCACTGGCGAGTCGGTGATGAATCTCATGTTTGAGCTCAACCGCGACTTGGGTACAACGCTTCTGATGGTGACCCATGACCGGGCAATTGCTGCCAGGTGCCAACACCGCATTGGCCTGCGAGCCGGCACAGTGGTAGAGAGAAGCTAG
- the rlmB gene encoding 23S rRNA (guanosine(2251)-2'-O)-methyltransferase RlmB: MSAIKVLFGFHAVSVRIKTDPLSVVEVYFDASRRDQRMRQFVSRTKEANIRLIEADSARLSKLCGSMGHQGVVARAHDVALAKSLDDLLDKVDQDASQTPLILVLDGVTDPHNLGACLRVADGAGVQAVIAPKDHAAGINATVAKVASGAAETVPYFMVTNLARTLNELKERHIWVIGTSEDADHTIYQTDLKGPVALVLGAEGPGMRQLTRKTCDALVRIPMSGAVESLNVSVASGVCLFEAMRQRQHAPKQ, from the coding sequence ATGTCTGCAATCAAAGTGTTATTTGGCTTTCACGCCGTTAGTGTGCGCATCAAGACCGATCCCTTGTCGGTGGTAGAGGTGTACTTCGATGCCAGTCGGCGTGACCAGCGCATGCGTCAGTTTGTGTCGCGCACCAAAGAGGCCAATATCCGTCTCATTGAGGCCGATAGCGCGCGTTTGTCCAAGCTGTGTGGCAGCATGGGCCATCAAGGCGTGGTGGCCCGCGCCCACGACGTAGCGCTGGCCAAAAGCCTGGACGACTTGCTGGACAAAGTAGACCAGGACGCCAGTCAGACACCGCTTATTCTGGTGTTGGACGGTGTGACAGACCCACACAACCTGGGTGCTTGTTTGCGTGTGGCCGACGGTGCAGGCGTGCAAGCGGTGATTGCCCCCAAAGACCATGCTGCCGGCATCAATGCCACGGTGGCCAAAGTGGCCAGCGGCGCGGCAGAGACCGTGCCGTACTTCATGGTGACCAATCTTGCGCGCACGCTCAATGAGCTGAAAGAGCGCCACATTTGGGTGATTGGCACCAGTGAAGACGCAGATCACACCATTTATCAAACCGACCTCAAAGGCCCAGTGGCCCTGGTGCTGGGTGCAGAAGGCCCTGGCATGCGACAACTCACCCGCAAGACCTGCGACGCCTTGGTGCGCATTCCCATGAGCGGCGCGGTAGAAAGCCTGAACGTGTCTGTGGCCAGCGGTGTATGCCTGTTTGAGGCCATGCGCCAACGACAACACGCGCCCAAGCAGTAG
- a CDS encoding chromate transporter: MSEHWLLVWGNAWDLLVHFAGLSLLAIGGAITVLPDMHRYLVDERGWLTNSQFGGSVALAQAAPGPNLLFIPLLGWHVGLSAPFAQAATAGAWLSWVLAVGYALLALFAILLPSSVLSYTAAAWAHRNKNRVGVQAFKLGLSPVVIALLLATAWLMGSHHDTLAAAWPPATLSLICAYLVVRTRLHLLWLLLAGGALGAAGLV, from the coding sequence ATGAGTGAACATTGGCTATTGGTGTGGGGCAATGCCTGGGACTTGCTGGTGCACTTTGCTGGCCTGTCGCTGTTGGCCATTGGTGGCGCCATCACCGTGCTGCCAGACATGCACCGCTATTTGGTTGACGAACGCGGCTGGCTTACCAATAGCCAGTTTGGCGGCTCGGTGGCGTTGGCCCAAGCCGCGCCCGGCCCCAACCTGTTGTTTATTCCCTTGCTGGGTTGGCACGTGGGCTTGAGCGCCCCGTTTGCACAGGCGGCCACCGCCGGTGCGTGGTTGTCATGGGTATTGGCGGTGGGCTACGCGTTGTTGGCCTTGTTTGCCATATTGCTGCCCTCCTCCGTGCTCAGCTACACAGCTGCAGCATGGGCGCACCGCAACAAGAACCGTGTGGGCGTGCAAGCCTTTAAGCTGGGCCTGTCGCCCGTTGTCATCGCTTTGCTGCTGGCCACCGCCTGGCTAATGGGCAGCCATCACGACACCCTGGCAGCCGCTTGGCCACCTGCCACCTTGTCGCTTATCTGCGCCTACCTGGTAGTGCGCACACGCCTGCATTTGTTGTGGCTGCTACTCGCAGGTGGTGCACTGGGCGCAGCTGGCTTGGTGTAA
- a CDS encoding chromate transporter: protein MFWSFSRLALQGFGGVVAIVQRELVEHKRWLTPQAFLEEWAVAQVMPGPNVVNLSMMLGGRFFGWTGALAALAGMLVFPTLVVLALAALVANVADHHMAAGAMRGFTAVSAGMIAGAAIRLMPALKDHLLGWQTCAALACLTFIGAALLRLPLMWVLVTVGGTSCALAWWRLLRQAQTASATPATQTDNTHE, encoded by the coding sequence TTGTTTTGGTCGTTTAGCCGGTTGGCCTTGCAGGGCTTTGGTGGTGTAGTGGCCATTGTTCAGCGTGAGTTGGTTGAACACAAACGCTGGCTGACCCCTCAAGCCTTTCTAGAAGAGTGGGCCGTAGCGCAAGTAATGCCTGGACCCAATGTGGTGAATTTGTCCATGATGCTGGGCGGGCGCTTTTTTGGCTGGACTGGCGCTTTGGCAGCCCTGGCCGGCATGTTGGTGTTTCCAACCCTGGTGGTGCTGGCCTTGGCGGCCCTGGTCGCCAACGTCGCCGATCACCACATGGCCGCAGGCGCCATGCGTGGCTTTACCGCCGTGAGCGCCGGCATGATTGCAGGCGCAGCCATACGCCTAATGCCTGCACTCAAAGACCACCTGCTGGGCTGGCAAACCTGTGCGGCGTTGGCCTGCCTGACTTTTATTGGCGCGGCCTTGTTGCGCTTGCCGCTTATGTGGGTGCTGGTAACTGTTGGCGGCACAAGCTGTGCACTGGCGTGGTGGCGTTTGCTGCGCCAAGCCCAAACCGCGTCAGCTACGCCAGCCACACAAACAGATAACACCCATGAGTGA
- a CDS encoding 3-hydroxyacyl-CoA dehydrogenase NAD-binding domain-containing protein, which yields MTTHIQLVVEQRVAHIVFDQPNSPVNTMCQAWQNDLHDIAAQIKAKHSAEALAGIILRSNKSTFFAGADLRAAMALTAADAPRLFEDTQRIKHSFRTIETLGIPVVSCINGTALGGGWEVALLGHYRIAINNPRTQLGLPEVSLGLFPGASGATKMSRLLGLIKAQPYVVEGKLFTPAQGADLGLIHQLIEPSDTAAAAMLSAALTWIAANPTAQHRFDEKGWRMPGGTAASPAIANALSVAPAMLLKKTRGLLPAPEYALASMVEGSLVDIDTALRIESRYLAKLMTTPVARNMINTFFFDMNAIKSARSRPGGIEKKRISKVGVIGAGMMGAGIAYAQASNGIATTLIDTAQARADAGKAHSDKLLQARVSKGQLDADKAQDTLALINACTDMSALAGSELIIEAVFENRALKASITQAAEPQLAAGGVMASNTSTLPITGLAKASSNAAQFVGIHFFSPVHKMKLVEIIKGTHTSDQAIALAFDYVQQLGKLPIVVNDSRGFFTSRTFGTYVMEGAAMLGEGVPAALLENAAMQCGMPVGPLAVLDETALSLSVAVLDQTRADFAANGQTYEASAGELLVERMVKELKRPGRAAGGGFYDYPAGASKQLWPQLESLFEKRTQTPPSVQAIQDRLLFRQAVETARCLHEGVLSHVHDANIGSIMGIGFPVWTGGAAQFIYSMGVDAFATRCAALALAHGKGFALDDDIIATLTKLTPTY from the coding sequence ATGACCACACATATTCAATTAGTTGTTGAGCAGCGCGTTGCGCACATTGTGTTTGACCAGCCCAACTCGCCAGTCAACACCATGTGCCAGGCTTGGCAAAACGACTTGCACGACATCGCCGCGCAGATCAAAGCGAAACACAGCGCCGAAGCGCTGGCGGGCATTATTTTGCGCTCCAACAAATCCACGTTTTTTGCAGGTGCCGACTTGCGCGCCGCCATGGCACTGACTGCTGCTGACGCGCCACGCCTGTTTGAAGACACGCAACGCATCAAGCACAGCTTCAGGACCATTGAGACCCTGGGCATTCCTGTGGTGAGTTGCATCAACGGCACAGCCCTGGGTGGTGGCTGGGAGGTAGCGCTGCTAGGCCACTACCGCATTGCCATCAACAACCCGCGCACGCAACTGGGTTTGCCCGAGGTGTCCTTGGGCTTGTTTCCAGGGGCCAGTGGCGCAACCAAAATGTCGCGCTTGCTGGGTCTCATCAAGGCGCAGCCTTATGTGGTTGAGGGCAAGCTGTTTACCCCAGCCCAAGGCGCAGACCTGGGCCTGATACATCAACTCATAGAGCCCAGCGATACCGCCGCTGCAGCTATGCTGAGCGCAGCGCTAACCTGGATTGCAGCCAATCCCACAGCCCAACACCGCTTTGATGAAAAAGGCTGGCGCATGCCAGGCGGCACGGCTGCATCACCAGCTATCGCCAATGCACTGAGTGTGGCTCCGGCCATGCTGCTAAAGAAAACCCGTGGCCTGCTGCCCGCACCTGAATATGCGCTGGCCAGCATGGTTGAAGGCAGCTTGGTTGACATAGATACCGCTTTGCGCATTGAAAGCCGCTACTTGGCCAAGCTCATGACGACGCCAGTGGCGCGCAACATGATCAACACGTTTTTCTTTGACATGAACGCCATCAAAAGCGCGCGCAGCCGTCCAGGCGGCATAGAGAAAAAACGCATAAGCAAAGTGGGCGTCATTGGAGCGGGCATGATGGGCGCGGGCATTGCCTATGCGCAAGCCAGCAACGGCATTGCCACCACACTCATTGACACCGCCCAGGCCAGGGCTGACGCAGGCAAAGCCCACAGCGACAAGTTGCTGCAAGCGCGCGTGTCCAAAGGCCAACTAGACGCCGACAAGGCGCAAGACACATTGGCACTCATCAACGCATGCACGGACATGAGCGCTTTGGCAGGCAGTGAGCTGATCATTGAAGCCGTGTTTGAGAACCGCGCGCTCAAAGCCAGCATTACCCAGGCCGCCGAGCCGCAGTTAGCCGCAGGTGGCGTCATGGCGTCCAACACTTCGACTTTGCCTATTACGGGTTTGGCAAAAGCCTCTTCCAATGCGGCGCAGTTCGTAGGCATTCACTTTTTCAGCCCTGTTCACAAGATGAAGCTGGTGGAGATCATCAAGGGCACACACACCAGCGACCAGGCCATTGCCTTGGCTTTTGACTACGTGCAGCAACTGGGCAAGTTGCCCATAGTGGTCAATGATTCGCGCGGCTTTTTTACCAGCCGCACTTTTGGCACCTATGTCATGGAAGGCGCTGCGATGTTGGGCGAAGGCGTGCCCGCCGCCTTGCTTGAAAATGCCGCCATGCAGTGCGGCATGCCAGTGGGGCCGCTGGCAGTGTTGGACGAAACAGCGCTGAGCCTGAGCGTGGCCGTACTAGACCAGACACGTGCAGACTTTGCAGCCAACGGACAAACCTACGAAGCCAGCGCCGGTGAGCTGCTGGTAGAGCGCATGGTTAAAGAACTCAAACGCCCTGGACGTGCAGCAGGTGGTGGCTTTTACGACTACCCTGCAGGCGCATCCAAGCAGCTGTGGCCGCAGTTGGAAAGCCTGTTTGAAAAGCGCACACAAACACCGCCAAGCGTACAAGCCATACAAGACCGTTTGCTATTCAGGCAAGCGGTTGAAACCGCGCGTTGTTTGCACGAGGGCGTGCTAAGCCATGTTCACGACGCCAACATTGGCTCCATCATGGGCATTGGCTTTCCGGTGTGGACAGGCGGTGCGGCGCAGTTTATCTACAGCATGGGTGTAGACGCATTTGCAACGCGTTGCGCAGCCTTGGCACTGGCACACGGCAAAGGCTTTGCCCTTGATGACGATATCATTGCCACACTCACGAAGCTCACACCCACTTATTGA
- a CDS encoding acetyl-CoA C-acetyltransferase, with the protein MTDAFVFDAIRTPRGKGKRDGSLHEVKPVDLLAGVLKALQQRNQLDTACVDDVVMGVVSPIGEQGSVLPKVAALKAGWDFTASGVQINRFCASGLEAVNMAAQKIASGWEDMVVAGGVESMSRVPIGADGGAWSQDPATNIQTAFVPQGIGADLIATLEGFSRQDVDAFALESQRRAHAASAAGYFANALIAVTDDLGQVILATDEFIKPHTTSEGLAQLKPAFEQLGSMGFDAVAQQRYPHVARINHVHHAGNSSGIVDGAAAVLIGSEQAGKTHGLTPRARIVSVGLSGADPTIMLTGPMPATRKALAKAGLRIDDIDLFEVNEAFAAVPMRFMKEMGVAHDRVNVNGGAIAMGHPLGATGAMILGTLIDELHRRQLRFGLATLCVGGGMGIATIVERC; encoded by the coding sequence ATGACAGACGCATTCGTATTCGACGCCATACGCACACCCAGGGGCAAAGGCAAACGGGATGGCAGCCTGCATGAGGTCAAGCCTGTGGACTTGCTCGCTGGTGTCCTCAAAGCCCTGCAACAGCGTAACCAGCTGGACACTGCATGCGTAGACGATGTGGTGATGGGCGTGGTGTCGCCCATAGGCGAGCAAGGCTCTGTACTGCCCAAAGTGGCCGCACTCAAGGCAGGATGGGACTTCACCGCCAGCGGTGTTCAAATCAACCGCTTTTGCGCATCTGGTCTGGAGGCCGTCAACATGGCCGCACAAAAAATTGCCAGTGGCTGGGAAGACATGGTTGTTGCCGGCGGGGTAGAAAGCATGAGCCGCGTACCCATTGGTGCAGATGGCGGCGCCTGGTCACAAGACCCGGCCACCAACATACAAACAGCTTTTGTGCCGCAAGGCATTGGCGCAGACCTCATTGCGACACTGGAGGGCTTTAGTCGCCAAGACGTTGACGCATTTGCACTTGAAAGTCAACGCCGCGCGCATGCGGCCAGCGCAGCGGGCTATTTTGCAAATGCGTTGATCGCCGTCACTGACGACTTGGGACAAGTGATATTGGCCACAGACGAGTTCATCAAGCCGCACACAACGTCAGAGGGCCTGGCACAACTCAAGCCCGCTTTTGAGCAACTGGGTAGCATGGGCTTTGACGCAGTCGCGCAGCAACGCTACCCGCATGTCGCGCGCATCAACCACGTTCACCACGCTGGCAACTCGTCTGGCATTGTGGACGGTGCAGCCGCCGTTTTAATTGGTAGCGAACAAGCAGGCAAAACACACGGCCTCACGCCACGCGCACGCATAGTGTCTGTGGGCTTGTCTGGCGCAGACCCCACCATCATGCTCACAGGCCCCATGCCTGCCACGCGCAAGGCCTTGGCCAAGGCTGGCTTGCGCATTGACGACATTGACTTGTTTGAAGTCAACGAGGCCTTTGCCGCTGTACCCATGCGTTTTATGAAAGAAATGGGCGTGGCCCATGACCGGGTGAACGTGAACGGTGGCGCCATTGCCATGGGTCATCCTTTAGGCGCAACAGGTGCCATGATTTTGGGCACGCTGATAGACGAGCTACACCGTCGTCAGTTGCGATTTGGTCTGGCCACTTTGTGTGTAGGCGGTGGCATGGGCATTGCCACCATTGTCGAGCGCTGCTAA
- a CDS encoding acyl-CoA dehydrogenase family protein — protein sequence MIKRSLFNQDHLAFKDAFAKFTAKEIAPFHAQWEEQGFVDRDLWRKAGANGYLCMSMPEVFGGSDADKMYSVAQFEVLADAGFTGVGFGLHSEIVAPYLLHYGTNEQKQRYLPRLASGELVGAIAMSEPAAGSDLQGIQTTANAKDGGYVINGSKTFITNGWHADLVIVVAKTDPAAGAKGTSLFLVEAGTPGFEKGQRLKKLGMKAQDTSELFFKDVHVGAEQLLGGEAMKNKGFICLMEQLPWERLQIAITAVAASQSAIDWTVAYVKDRQVFKQSVGSFQNTRYVLADLQAKVQAARVFVDKCCELVCVDELDTATASMAKSWCSDLQCQVMDHCLQLFGGYGYMWEYPITRAYADARVQRIYGGTNEIMKEVIARSMGLPAPR from the coding sequence GTGATCAAGCGAAGCCTATTCAACCAAGACCACCTTGCGTTCAAAGACGCATTTGCCAAATTTACGGCCAAGGAAATTGCGCCATTTCATGCGCAATGGGAAGAGCAGGGCTTTGTAGATAGGGATTTGTGGCGCAAAGCCGGTGCCAACGGCTACTTGTGCATGAGCATGCCAGAGGTATTTGGTGGCAGCGATGCAGACAAAATGTATTCGGTCGCCCAGTTTGAGGTGTTGGCCGATGCAGGCTTTACCGGCGTGGGCTTTGGCCTGCACAGCGAAATTGTGGCCCCCTACTTGCTGCACTACGGGACAAATGAGCAAAAACAACGTTACCTGCCTCGGCTTGCCAGTGGTGAGCTGGTGGGCGCCATAGCCATGAGCGAACCTGCGGCTGGCAGTGACTTGCAAGGCATTCAAACCACGGCCAATGCCAAGGACGGCGGCTATGTCATCAACGGCAGCAAAACGTTTATCACCAACGGTTGGCATGCCGATTTGGTGATTGTGGTGGCCAAGACAGACCCAGCAGCCGGTGCCAAGGGTACCTCGCTGTTTTTGGTGGAAGCGGGTACACCGGGGTTTGAAAAAGGCCAACGCTTGAAAAAGCTGGGCATGAAGGCCCAAGACACCTCAGAGCTATTCTTCAAAGACGTGCACGTGGGTGCCGAGCAACTGCTGGGCGGTGAGGCGATGAAGAACAAAGGCTTTATTTGCCTCATGGAACAGCTGCCTTGGGAGCGCTTGCAAATTGCCATCACGGCCGTAGCAGCCTCGCAGTCTGCCATTGACTGGACCGTGGCTTATGTGAAAGACCGTCAGGTGTTCAAGCAAAGCGTTGGTAGTTTTCAAAACACGCGCTATGTGCTGGCCGACTTGCAGGCCAAGGTGCAAGCGGCACGGGTGTTTGTGGACAAGTGTTGCGAACTGGTGTGCGTGGACGAGCTAGACACGGCCACCGCCAGCATGGCCAAGTCGTGGTGCTCGGATTTGCAATGTCAAGTGATGGACCACTGCTTGCAGTTGTTTGGTGGCTACGGCTATATGTGGGAATACCCCATTACCCGCGCTTACGCCGACGCACGCGTGCAACGCATATACGGCGGCACCAATGAAATTATGAAAGAGGTGATTGCGCGATCAATGGGCTTGCCTGCACCGCGCTAA
- a CDS encoding aldo/keto reductase — MQVTYPTPLPVRAIGDLHISAVSMGCMNISHAYSAPLSDAQGERVLLSALDAGMTMFDTATLYGFGANETLVGKALAKHRSRFMLASKCGMGGEDVNGDGKLIRVIDGSPANIKRQCELSLKRLQTDVIDLYYLHRWDKKVPIEDSVGALADLVAAGKIRHIGLSEVSAATLRRAHAVAPVAALQTEYSLWTRNPEIATLQTCQELGTAFVAFSPVGRGFLADNTTVATSYSPSDVRHTMPRFLPDNYAKNLALLAQFKAIALSLGHTPAQLALAWVLHQGPHIVAIPGTTQVAHVQDNAQAAHISLDAHTLAQLNALINQQTVAGGRYTAQAESEVDTETFSE, encoded by the coding sequence ATGCAAGTCACCTACCCAACGCCACTACCCGTTCGCGCCATTGGCGACCTCCACATCAGCGCCGTCAGTATGGGTTGCATGAACATCAGCCATGCCTACAGCGCGCCCTTGTCAGACGCCCAAGGTGAACGGGTATTGCTCAGCGCCCTGGACGCTGGCATGACCATGTTCGACACCGCAACCTTGTATGGCTTTGGTGCCAACGAAACCCTGGTGGGCAAGGCCTTGGCCAAGCACAGATCCAGGTTCATGCTGGCCAGCAAGTGCGGCATGGGCGGTGAAGACGTCAACGGCGACGGCAAGCTCATTCGCGTGATTGATGGCAGCCCTGCCAACATCAAACGCCAATGCGAGCTAAGCCTAAAGCGCTTGCAAACAGACGTCATTGACTTGTACTACCTGCACCGATGGGACAAAAAAGTCCCCATTGAAGACAGCGTAGGCGCCTTGGCCGACTTGGTTGCCGCAGGCAAGATTCGCCACATTGGTTTGTCTGAGGTGAGCGCGGCCACGCTACGCCGCGCCCACGCGGTTGCACCTGTTGCGGCCCTGCAAACCGAATACTCACTATGGACACGCAATCCAGAAATTGCCACGCTACAAACCTGCCAGGAACTGGGCACTGCCTTTGTCGCCTTTAGCCCCGTTGGGCGTGGCTTTTTGGCTGATAACACCACCGTAGCTACGAGCTATTCGCCCAGCGACGTTCGCCACACCATGCCGCGCTTTTTGCCAGACAACTACGCCAAAAACCTAGCATTGCTGGCCCAGTTCAAAGCCATTGCATTATCGTTAGGCCACACCCCCGCTCAGCTTGCACTGGCTTGGGTGTTGCACCAAGGCCCACATATTGTGGCCATACCCGGCACCACCCAAGTCGCCCATGTGCAAGACAACGCGCAGGCTGCACACATATCGCTGGACGCGCACACGCTTGCACAACTCAACGCGTTGATCAACCAGCAAACCGTGGCAGGTGGGCGCTACACCGCCCAGGCCGAAAGCGAAGTAGATACAGAGACTTTTTCTGAGTAG